The DNA region AACTCTGTTGATTGGAGCGGAAGGCACGAAGACTCCTGCGGGAAGAGCAAGTCACGGGAGACCCCGCAGGAGCGAAGTGACGAGGAGGCTCCCGGACTGCCCGCGGAAAGCGAAGTGCCTGGAGCTCCAATCAACAGCTAATTTTTAAAAAACAACTAATAGGAAGTAAGCAATCATGATAAGTTGAATGATTGTTTTTGTTAATACACTGCTAATAAACCCAACAACAGATCCAAATCCAATTTTCAAACTGTCCTGTATATTCCTTTTATTCACGGCTAACTCAGCTATAAATGCCCCGATAAATGGCCCAATTAGAATACCCAGCACCGGAATGACAAAAGGTCCTACTAAAAGGCCAATCGTACTTCCCCAGATTCCAGCCTTCGACCCGCCGTATTTCTGAACTCCAATCATATTGGCAATATAATCGGCTACGAACAATAAGACAATAAAAAGTCCTTGAATCAGCCAAAAGAACCAGCCAAACGGCGCGAAAGAAAAAAAGGCACCATAAAGTAAAAACCCAGCTAATATAAATAGTACACTCGGAATAATTGGATAGATCAACCCAATAAACGCAACGACAAACAAGATACTAATAATACCCCAATAAACAATTTCCATTATCCTCATCCTTTTTAACATTTCACTTACTTCCATACTAATACGAAAATTCGTTTAAAATAGTTTCATTCTTGTATATAACTTTGGCAAAAGATACAATAGAACAATGAATAAGTTTAAGGGTGGTAATCATGAATATTTTCAAACAATTTTACAAAAGCACTCATTCACCAAGGGATATAGCATCGTTTCGCTTTCAAGGAATCGGAAAAACAATTTTGTATGTTTTTTTCCTTTCCTTGATCTCAATTATTCCCTCTATTGTTTTTTTAAGTACCATTCTGTCAACTGGAATCGAAACTTCCAAAAATGTACTTACTAATGAAATACCCTCATTTTCAATAGAAAATGGGATCTTATCAGCGGATACAGAGGTACCAGTAATAATTGAACAAGAGGATTTTACCATTATTCTTGACCCAACAGGAAACATTACCGAACAAAAAGTCGGAGAAGAGGGGAATGCCTTTGCGTTGCTGACTGATAAATTTGTCGTTTCAGCAGGCGGCAGAATTGATACATATCCTTACACGATGTTGGAAGGAATATATATTTCTAAAGATGAAGTAAGTAATTTTATTGACATCCTTGATGGGGTTAAAGGAATTATTATCCCTGTAATGTCCTTCTTTATCTTCCTTTTTTCTAGCGCTGCAAATTTCATTGAAGTTTCTATTTTAGCTCTGTTCGGCCTTTTCCTGAAAAGTCTTACAGGCAGAAATCTAAAATATCGTCAACAATGGAGAATGGCTGCTTACAGCGAGACATTACCAACCGTTTTCTTTACCATTATGGCTGCGATTAATACAACTGTTCCAAATAGCTTTTTGATCAATTGGTTCGTTGCAATCATTGTACTATATTTAGCCATTAACGAAATTCCAAAGCCAAAATCTAAAACAGTTAATCCCTAACAATAACGCATCCACTTGGGTGCGTTTTTTGTTCTAATGACTGGCGGACAAGCATAGGAATGTACAAACATTCCATTTGGAGGCTTGTCATATGAAAAGATTTTTAATGGTCCTATTGGGTCTTTTAACCATATATGTTATCTATATTGATTTAACAAATGGTACCCTTCCTAATTCATATACCCAAAAGTCTGAAATAGTGGTCGCGACAACGGCAAGTACGAAAACGTCTCTCCCTGCTTTTGAAAAAGAAGTTCAACCCGGTGAGACAGTCATATCAATTATTGAACATCAGCTAGATAAGCCCTTACCAATTTCAATTGATGAATTAATTC from Neobacillus sp. FSL H8-0543 includes:
- a CDS encoding DUF1189 domain-containing protein: MNIFKQFYKSTHSPRDIASFRFQGIGKTILYVFFLSLISIIPSIVFLSTILSTGIETSKNVLTNEIPSFSIENGILSADTEVPVIIEQEDFTIILDPTGNITEQKVGEEGNAFALLTDKFVVSAGGRIDTYPYTMLEGIYISKDEVSNFIDILDGVKGIIIPVMSFFIFLFSSAANFIEVSILALFGLFLKSLTGRNLKYRQQWRMAAYSETLPTVFFTIMAAINTTVPNSFLINWFVAIIVLYLAINEIPKPKSKTVNP
- a CDS encoding DUF456 domain-containing protein; protein product: MEIVYWGIISILFVVAFIGLIYPIIPSVLFILAGFLLYGAFFSFAPFGWFFWLIQGLFIVLLFVADYIANMIGVQKYGGSKAGIWGSTIGLLVGPFVIPVLGILIGPFIGAFIAELAVNKRNIQDSLKIGFGSVVGFISSVLTKTIIQLIMIAYFLLVVF